From Mesorhizobium sp. Pch-S:
CCACCAGCCTGCCGGCTGCAGCTTCCTCGTCCGCCTGGGCAGACAGCGAGGGTGGGCGCATCCGGCTGGTGACCACCGGCGCCCCCGATGCCTCCGGCCAACTCATCGGGGCACTTCATATCGAATTGAAACCAGGCTGGAAGACCTACTGGCGTGACCCCGGCGCCAGCGGCGTGCCGCCACAGATCGACGTCGCCAAGGCGAACAACATCGCCAAGGCGGAACTGTCCTACCCGGCTCCCGGCCGTCACGATGATGGTTACGGCGGATGGGCGGGCTATGACCGTACGGTTGCGCTGCCGGTGAAATTCACATTGGCGAGACCCCAGGAAAACGCCCTCATCGATGCCGGCGTCTTTCTCGGCATCTGCCAGACGATCTGCATTCCGCTGCAGGCGCAGCTGAAGGTCGATCCGGCCGAAGATGCGGGCAATCCCGAAGATGCCGAACTGGTGAAAGCGGCATTGGCCGCATTGCCGCAGAAATCCAGTGATGGCTTCGGCGCGAAGACACTGCCGGGGGAGAAGGACAAGCTTCTCGTCGAGGCGACCGCACCTGGCGGAACCAAAAGTGTCGACCTCTTCGTCGCCGGCGAGCAGGGCTATCTGTTCGGCGCGCCGACGCGTGCGGAAAAGGACGGCAAGCTCCTCTTTGCATTCCCCATCCTGGCGCGTCCCGGCAAAGCTGCGCAAGGCGATGGCCTCCCCTACACGCTGACCACTCCGTCCGGAGCGGTTGAAGGTCTATTGCCCTATCCATGACAATGGCCTGCCGTGGCCGCATTGCGAGGCGACACGGAAGGCGCTATCGCTTTGCACTCTTCTCTCCCAGACATAGAGGACTGCCATGACCATTGCCGTTGGCGAAAAGCTGCCCGAGGCCACCTTCAAGACCATGACCGACGATGGCGCCAAGGCGCTGACCGGCGCTGAGGTGTTTGCCGGCAAGAAGGTGGTGCTGTTCGGCGTTCCGGGCGCCTTCACACCGACCTGCAACAACAACCACCTGCCAGGCTACCTCGAAAACCGCGATGCCATCCTGTCGCGCGGTGTCGACCAGATCGCGGTGGTGGCGGTCAACGACCCGTTCGTGATGGGTGCCTGGGCCCGCTTCACCGGCGGCGAAGGCAAGATCCTGTTCCTCGCGGATGGCAGCGGCGATTTCGCCAAGGCTGCCGGCCTTGATATCGACCTCAGCGCCAACGGGCTCGGCCTGCGTTCCAAGCGCTTTTCGATGATCGTCGACAACGGCACGGTGACAGCACTCAACATCGAGGGCAATCCCGGCCAGGCTGTCGATTCCAGCGCCGCGAAACTGCTCGAGCAACTCTAGTCGCTCGCGCCGATAGCTGGCCTTCGCACTTGCGTGGAGCCGTAGCCAGATCCCACGGCACGGCTTCGCACAGTTCCTTGAATTGCTTCAGGCTCCCCTTTCGCAGAGCGAAACTTTGGGGCAGAGGAGGCAGATGGCCAGAAAAACAAATGCCAGGGAACGCCTGATCGGCGCAGCACAGGATATTCTGGCTGAGGAAGGGCTGGCGGCGTTCACCTCGAATGCCGTGGTCGAACGCGCCGGGGTGACGCCACCGACCTTCTACCATTATTTCGTGAACAAGCAGGCGCTGCTTCGCGAACTGGGCGAACGGATGATGCTGGCGCAGCATGATGTCATCCGGCGCGACACCGGGCTGGTGATCCGTGGGCCAGAAGATTTCCGCAAGGCCTGTGAACGAACCGTGCATGAAGCCTTCGCGAGCACACGAGCCTTCCGTGGCGGCTATGCCTTGCTGGTATCGCTGCGCGCCTTGCCCGATCTGCGTGACGTCAGGCTGCGCGCGCATGCCGACATAGCGCGGCTGATCTCCACCTATCTTCACGAGCAGGGATTGAGCAAAGGGCCGGACGACCTCATCGTGCCGGCCCGGGTGGCGCTCGAATATCTCTACGCCGCGATCGAGATGCTGTTCGAGACGGACTTCGCAAACCAGGAAGAGGTGCTGCGCCTGACGGTGGAGACTCATGTCCGGCTTTATGAGCTGTTCTGATCTGCCACCGGCGTCGTCACGCCGACACGCAGCATCAGGGCGCAGCCGACCACGAACAGCACAATAAGGCTGCCGAACCCGATCCGCTGGCTGCCGCTCAGCGCGGTCATCAGCGCGACCAGCGCCGGCCCCAGCCAGACGGTGATTGTGCTCGTCATCGCATAGATGCCGAAGAACTGGCCAAGCCGGTCCGGCGGGCTCAGCATCACCAGCAGCGACCGGCAGGACGCATAGGCAGCCACGATCATAGCGCCCATCGGAATGGCGCTGATGAGGAAGATGACGTCGGTGGTCTCAGCGAACATCGATCTCTCCGAGGCCTGCGCGGCGATTGGCACCAGCCCGAACAGGATCGCATCGCGGCTGATCGAAATCTGGAACAGGAACAGCACGGTGATCGCCAGCAATTCGGTCATGATCGCATTGCGAGGCCCCAATTGCCGATCGAGCCAGCCGGCTGCCAATCCGCCGCCCACCGCCGCAATCGTCACGATGATGCCCATCGCAGCGTTTTCCGCACGCGTCCATCCCAATGTTCCCGACGTGTAGACGGCCGTAATCGCGAACAGCGCGATCAGCCCGTCCATGAAGACCATGCGCGCGATCAGGAACCGCATGATCTGCGGCCATTCGGCAAACAGCGCGCGAACGGTGGCGATGAGGCGGATATCGCGGGGAAAAGGGCTGACCCCGCGCCAGCGTCCCGCCGCCCCAGGGCGGTCCGGCATGAAGCAAAGGAACGGCCAGACGAAGACAGCGATCCAGATCGCACAGACGATGCCCGACAGGCGCGCGACGTCGACTTCCGCCAGCCCGGCGGGCGGATAACGCGTGAAGTAGAGTACCCCAAGCAACAACAGCACCGACGCAGCGCTGCTCAATGCCAGCCCGAGTCCCGAAATGAGCGACACTTCACTTTTCGTCCCGGCGACACCAAGCAGCGCATTCTGGAAGAGCTCGGATACCGAAAAGCAGCAACCGGCCAGCGCCAGCAGCGTCATGACCAGTGGAATTGCGTATGGCGTTTCCGGGTGAATGAAACTCAGCCCCACGCATGACAGCGCCAACGCCAGCATCAGCGCGGCCAGCACCGGCTTCTTTCTGCCCCCGCGATCCATGTAACTGCCGAGGAAAGGCGCGATCATCGCCATTGCAAAGCCGGCGATCATCTGCGTGGTGCTGAACAATGCCTGGCCGCGCACC
This genomic window contains:
- a CDS encoding protein-disulfide reductase DsbD domain-containing protein; the encoded protein is MATSLPAAASSSAWADSEGGRIRLVTTGAPDASGQLIGALHIELKPGWKTYWRDPGASGVPPQIDVAKANNIAKAELSYPAPGRHDDGYGGWAGYDRTVALPVKFTLARPQENALIDAGVFLGICQTICIPLQAQLKVDPAEDAGNPEDAELVKAALAALPQKSSDGFGAKTLPGEKDKLLVEATAPGGTKSVDLFVAGEQGYLFGAPTRAEKDGKLLFAFPILARPGKAAQGDGLPYTLTTPSGAVEGLLPYP
- a CDS encoding MFS transporter, producing MDWARGPFYYLIVIYVYSTYFAQSVVGDPVRGQALFSTTQMIAGFAMAMIAPFLGSYMDRGGRKKPVLAALMLALALSCVGLSFIHPETPYAIPLVMTLLALAGCCFSVSELFQNALLGVAGTKSEVSLISGLGLALSSAASVLLLLGVLYFTRYPPAGLAEVDVARLSGIVCAIWIAVFVWPFLCFMPDRPGAAGRWRGVSPFPRDIRLIATVRALFAEWPQIMRFLIARMVFMDGLIALFAITAVYTSGTLGWTRAENAAMGIIVTIAAVGGGLAAGWLDRQLGPRNAIMTELLAITVLFLFQISISRDAILFGLVPIAAQASERSMFAETTDVIFLISAIPMGAMIVAAYASCRSLLVMLSPPDRLGQFFGIYAMTSTITVWLGPALVALMTALSGSQRIGFGSLIVLFVVGCALMLRVGVTTPVADQNSS
- a CDS encoding peroxiredoxin, with protein sequence MTIAVGEKLPEATFKTMTDDGAKALTGAEVFAGKKVVLFGVPGAFTPTCNNNHLPGYLENRDAILSRGVDQIAVVAVNDPFVMGAWARFTGGEGKILFLADGSGDFAKAAGLDIDLSANGLGLRSKRFSMIVDNGTVTALNIEGNPGQAVDSSAAKLLEQL
- a CDS encoding TetR/AcrR family transcriptional regulator: MARKTNARERLIGAAQDILAEEGLAAFTSNAVVERAGVTPPTFYHYFVNKQALLRELGERMMLAQHDVIRRDTGLVIRGPEDFRKACERTVHEAFASTRAFRGGYALLVSLRALPDLRDVRLRAHADIARLISTYLHEQGLSKGPDDLIVPARVALEYLYAAIEMLFETDFANQEEVLRLTVETHVRLYELF